Proteins from one Bacteriovorax sp. BAL6_X genomic window:
- a CDS encoding exodeoxyribonuclease III codes for MTKISSWNVAGLRACEKKGFYDWYLEDDSDVICLQETKALPEQLSDRLNNPDHHEVLIAPAERKGYSGVATWVRKGVNVKHTIGLGIAEFDCEGRTIISEFDDYILFNCYFPNGQRDHGRVPYKMDFCRAVADKALALKKKTKKEVVICGDYNTAHTENDLANPKTNKKTTGFLPLEREWMDEFKAQGFTDLFREFTSPDENGHYTWWTYRGDCRARNVGWRIDYFWSTDDFVSRVKNCWHQPDVMGSDHCPLSIEFK; via the coding sequence TTGACTAAAATTTCTAGTTGGAACGTCGCAGGTCTTAGGGCCTGCGAAAAGAAAGGTTTTTACGATTGGTATTTAGAAGATGATTCAGATGTAATCTGCCTACAAGAAACAAAGGCCTTACCTGAACAGTTAAGTGATCGCTTAAATAATCCTGATCATCATGAAGTGCTTATTGCGCCGGCCGAGAGAAAAGGATACTCTGGAGTCGCTACTTGGGTTCGAAAAGGTGTTAATGTTAAACACACGATTGGACTTGGCATTGCAGAGTTCGACTGTGAAGGACGAACGATTATTTCTGAATTCGATGACTATATTCTTTTTAATTGCTATTTCCCAAATGGGCAAAGAGATCACGGACGTGTTCCATATAAAATGGACTTCTGTCGTGCCGTTGCTGATAAGGCCTTAGCTCTTAAGAAGAAAACGAAGAAAGAAGTCGTGATCTGTGGTGACTACAATACTGCTCATACTGAAAATGACCTAGCGAACCCAAAGACTAATAAAAAGACAACGGGCTTTCTTCCTCTTGAGCGGGAATGGATGGATGAGTTTAAGGCCCAGGGCTTTACTGATCTCTTTCGCGAATTCACTTCTCCTGATGAGAATGGCCACTATACTTGGTGGACTTATCGTGGAGACTGTCGTGCAAGAAATGTTGGCTGGCGTATTGATTATTTCTGGTCAACAGATGATTTTGTATCACGAGTGAAAAACTGCTGGCATCAGCCAGATGTTATGGGGAGTGATCACTGCCCACTTTCAATAGAATTTAAGTAA
- a CDS encoding enoyl-ACP reductase: MGILEGKKVLVLGLANDKSIAWGISKQMKEQGARLAFSYLNEALQKRVEPLSAEIGGEFTFELDVQNEDHMSQMADIVKEKWGEVDVIVHSLAFADKTDLKDRFHKTSREGFKMAQDISAYSLLGVCNVLKPLMAKDCSIIALTYHGSVKVLNGYNVMGVAKASLESTMRYLADDLGPEGIRVNCISAGPIRTLAASGVPGLKGFLNDVEEKSPLRRNVTQEDVGGAAVFLGSRLANGVTGQVLYVDSGISILGA, from the coding sequence ATGGGAATTTTAGAAGGAAAGAAAGTTCTAGTCCTAGGCCTTGCAAATGATAAATCAATTGCATGGGGAATTTCAAAGCAAATGAAAGAACAAGGTGCACGTCTTGCATTTTCATACCTAAATGAAGCTCTTCAAAAAAGAGTTGAACCTCTCAGCGCCGAAATTGGTGGAGAGTTTACATTTGAGCTTGATGTTCAAAACGAAGATCATATGTCTCAAATGGCAGATATCGTAAAAGAAAAATGGGGTGAGGTTGATGTTATTGTTCACTCACTTGCATTTGCAGATAAAACAGACCTTAAGGATCGTTTTCATAAGACAAGCCGTGAAGGTTTTAAGATGGCACAAGATATTTCAGCATACTCACTACTTGGTGTATGTAATGTTCTTAAACCACTTATGGCAAAAGACTGCTCTATCATCGCTCTTACTTATCACGGGTCAGTAAAGGTTCTTAACGGATACAATGTAATGGGTGTTGCTAAGGCATCTTTAGAATCAACAATGAGATATCTTGCTGATGACCTAGGTCCAGAAGGAATTCGCGTAAACTGTATTTCAGCGGGGCCAATTAGAACTCTTGCTGCTTCTGGTGTTCCAGGACTTAAAGGTTTCTTAAATGACGTTGAAGAGAAGTCGCCACTTCGTCGAAACGTAACTCAAGAAGATGTTGGTGGAGCTGCTGTGTTCTTAGGCTCACGCCTTGCAAATGGTGTAACTGGACAAGTTCTTTACGTTGACTCTGGTATTTCAATTTTAGGAGCTTAG
- a CDS encoding response regulator transcription factor yields MSRILLIEDEQNIAKGIILNLELEGYEVVHASRGDQGINFYREQDFDLVVLDLMLPVLSGEDILVQIREINEKTPILVLSAKDSSKSKVRCFNLGTDDYLSKPFNLDEFILRVKRLLKRSSWTKKEVSVYQFGANEINFSDFKASSQGEEYTLTEQEVKILTLLTQNEGEVVTRGELLELLGYKKDSNTRTIDNFIVRFRKYFEVNPKQPKHIISIRSVGYKFIK; encoded by the coding sequence ATGAGTCGTATTTTACTTATTGAAGATGAGCAAAATATTGCAAAAGGAATTATCTTAAATCTTGAACTCGAAGGCTACGAAGTTGTTCATGCAAGCCGTGGTGACCAAGGGATTAACTTCTATCGTGAGCAGGATTTTGATCTTGTGGTTCTTGACCTTATGTTACCAGTGTTAAGTGGTGAGGATATTCTCGTACAAATTCGTGAGATTAATGAGAAGACACCTATTCTTGTTCTGTCTGCTAAAGATAGCTCTAAGTCAAAAGTGCGCTGCTTTAATTTGGGCACAGATGATTATCTATCAAAACCTTTTAATCTAGATGAGTTTATTTTACGTGTTAAACGGCTTTTAAAGCGCTCGAGCTGGACGAAGAAGGAAGTGTCAGTATATCAATTTGGTGCCAATGAGATCAATTTTTCGGACTTTAAGGCCAGCTCACAAGGAGAGGAATATACCCTTACTGAGCAGGAAGTGAAGATTTTGACACTTTTAACGCAAAATGAGGGTGAAGTGGTGACGCGCGGTGAGTTACTTGAATTATTAGGCTACAAAAAGGATTCAAATACTCGTACCATTGACAACTTCATCGTACGTTTTAGAAAATACTTTGAAGTAAACCCAAAGCAACCAAAACATATAATTAGTATCCGCTCTGTCGGCTACAAATTTATTAAATAA
- a CDS encoding M20/M25/M40 family metallo-hydrolase — MKITRKICFQLLAGLSLLTFNSYAFEHNYIVTGKDLFQSTQSLHSNLQIDIIKVEKDLVIAKTKIMSEQAEISHLAHEEHQRCGGFFAFQTKEEALQFVKEQKENSNINAFLADYTINQEDLVRSAIANTKESSIRAVIEKLSSFNNRYYKSQTGVDSQQWLKDHWTSLTSHRSDISVDFFSHSSYPQPSVIATIKGKSDDVIVIGGHGDSIAGWWGRTNAHAPGADDNASGVATVTEVLKTLAQSGYQPEKTIMFMSYAAEEVGLLGSKEIAQTFKRQGKNVVGVMQLDMTNFNGSNDDITIITDYTNEAQNNFLGSLLDKYLPELSWGRDTCGYACSDHASWTAQGFPASTPFETRKREMNGRIHSSRDTLDNMGGTADHALKFAKLALAFTIELDR; from the coding sequence ATGAAAATTACACGCAAGATTTGTTTTCAGTTACTAGCAGGACTCTCACTACTAACATTTAACTCTTATGCATTTGAGCACAACTATATTGTTACAGGAAAGGATTTATTCCAATCAACTCAAAGTCTACACTCAAATCTACAAATCGATATTATCAAGGTTGAAAAAGACCTTGTTATTGCAAAAACAAAAATAATGAGCGAGCAGGCCGAAATCTCACACCTAGCTCACGAAGAGCACCAAAGATGTGGTGGTTTCTTTGCGTTCCAAACAAAAGAAGAAGCACTTCAGTTTGTAAAAGAGCAAAAAGAAAACTCTAACATTAATGCCTTCTTAGCTGACTATACAATCAATCAAGAAGACCTTGTTCGATCGGCCATTGCAAATACAAAAGAAAGCTCAATTAGAGCTGTTATTGAAAAATTATCAAGTTTCAACAATAGATACTACAAGTCTCAAACGGGTGTTGACTCTCAACAGTGGCTTAAAGACCATTGGACAAGCCTAACATCACACCGTTCTGATATCAGTGTTGATTTCTTCAGTCACTCTTCATACCCACAGCCATCAGTTATCGCGACAATCAAAGGAAAGTCTGACGATGTTATTGTAATCGGTGGTCACGGTGATTCAATCGCAGGTTGGTGGGGACGCACAAACGCTCACGCACCAGGTGCCGATGATAATGCTTCTGGTGTAGCAACAGTTACAGAAGTACTAAAGACTCTAGCTCAAAGTGGCTATCAACCAGAAAAGACAATTATGTTTATGTCTTATGCAGCAGAAGAAGTTGGCCTTCTAGGTTCAAAAGAAATTGCTCAGACTTTTAAAAGACAAGGAAAGAATGTTGTTGGAGTTATGCAGCTTGATATGACGAACTTCAACGGTTCGAACGATGACATCACAATCATTACTGATTATACAAATGAAGCACAAAATAACTTCCTAGGTTCTTTATTAGATAAGTACCTTCCAGAACTTTCTTGGGGACGTGATACTTGTGGTTACGCTTGTTCAGATCATGCTTCATGGACTGCACAAGGCTTCCCTGCTTCAACACCATTTGAAACGCGCAAACGTGAAATGAATGGAAGAATCCACTCTTCTCGTGACACTCTAGATAATATGGGTGGAACTGCTGATCATGCTCTAAAGTTTGCGAAACTTGCACTAGCATTCACAATCGAACTTGATAGATAG
- a CDS encoding uroporphyrinogen decarboxylase family protein, whose translation MGLFNDRKNENGKEFVPVWFMRQAGRYHDHYQGMKKENTFMELCKKPELACEVTMGPINDFKFDAAILFSDLLFPLEQMGMGLEYAPGPKLEMKLETVADVKGLKFLDSAENFYKFQGEACTLLKDALPSNKTLLGFVGAPFTLYTYAVEGSHAGALYSSKIGLYDGRWDAFVDLLIPELLGEMRAQAIGGADAMCLFDTAAGELNFEDYTQKVLPVLKRVTAEFKKEFPNKKVIYYSKMTHLRYLQAIEDDNIDVLGIDWRHDLGHVLNTLGNDYYIQGNLEPAYLGLPWETLEKKWMDLYESVQNSNAPMNKWICGLGHGCLQWIDQENVRKSVELIQTRFQY comes from the coding sequence ACGATCGCAAAAATGAAAATGGAAAAGAATTTGTACCTGTATGGTTTATGAGACAAGCTGGGCGCTATCATGATCACTACCAAGGCATGAAAAAAGAAAATACATTTATGGAGCTTTGTAAGAAACCAGAACTTGCCTGTGAAGTTACAATGGGACCAATCAATGATTTTAAGTTTGATGCTGCTATTCTTTTCTCAGATCTACTTTTCCCACTAGAACAAATGGGAATGGGACTAGAATATGCACCAGGGCCAAAGCTTGAAATGAAGCTTGAAACAGTTGCAGATGTAAAAGGTCTTAAATTCTTAGACTCAGCAGAGAATTTCTATAAGTTTCAAGGTGAAGCATGTACTCTTCTAAAGGATGCTCTTCCAAGTAATAAAACACTTCTAGGCTTTGTAGGTGCTCCATTTACTCTATACACATATGCAGTTGAAGGCTCACACGCAGGAGCACTTTATAGCTCGAAAATTGGATTATACGACGGACGTTGGGATGCATTTGTTGACCTACTTATCCCTGAACTACTTGGAGAAATGAGAGCACAGGCCATTGGTGGAGCGGATGCAATGTGTCTATTTGATACAGCAGCAGGTGAGCTGAACTTTGAAGATTACACACAAAAAGTTCTTCCGGTATTAAAGAGAGTCACAGCTGAATTCAAAAAAGAATTCCCAAATAAAAAAGTAATCTACTACTCGAAAATGACTCACCTGAGATACCTACAAGCTATCGAAGATGACAATATTGATGTCTTAGGTATCGACTGGCGTCATGATCTTGGTCATGTTTTAAATACTCTAGGAAATGACTATTATATTCAAGGAAACCTAGAACCAGCATACCTAGGACTTCCTTGGGAGACTCTAGAGAAGAAATGGATGGATCTATACGAATCAGTACAAAATTCCAATGCACCGATGAATAAATGGATTTGCGGACTTGGCCACGGCTGTCTTCAATGGATTGACCAAGAAAATGTACGCAAGAGTGTCGAGTTAATTCAAACAAGATTCCAATATTAA